The following proteins are encoded in a genomic region of Debaryomyces hansenii CBS767 chromosome G complete sequence:
- a CDS encoding DEHA2G17380p (similar to ca|CA1325|IPF6678 Candida albicans IPF6678 unknown function), which produces MINKEPNSPSVSLFIRSPLLISNLSHLEEQNFSQNCINSIEIPSKTQARNFRWGLFFIIVSIVTGVIGIELVNIVLKGDNYTKPWMFAFITGSCFSSLLFPDVFHTFMSKKYDDSPSPKLSILLSNSDSSFDYKSLDELVNEDQLSDIPIEMTKKEITLLSLQIAIIYYLYNVFVMECLKFTSASNQAILGTTTSSFTLIIGTFLKIDHFTFKKGLCIIFSTIGILLINFSESDEKGNIESPIFKPKNPILGNALAICGALMYALYLIMMKVKYSIANKTTNKRRLFGFVGLFTFIIGIPILFLIDYFEVEKFEFPPPNKQIIISIIINGLFSVISDYTAILAMLLTSPFFTSLAFTTSIPITIMCDYAISRLYGTTPSSGSTSVYFLGVISVLISLILINIRITRK; this is translated from the coding sequence ATGATAAATAAAGAACCCAATTCACCCTCGGTGTCACTTTTCATTAGATCGCCGCTCCTAATTAGTAACCTTCTGCATCTTgaagaacaaaatttttcacagAATTgcataaattcaattgaaataccCTCTAAAACTCAAGCAAGAAACTTTAGATGGGGGTTgttctttattattgtttcaATTGTGACAGGAGTTATTGGCATTGAGTTGGTAAATATTGTTTTGAAGGGAGACAATTATACTAAGCCATGGATGTTTGCATTTATTACTGGATCGTGCTTTAGTTCATTGTTGTTTCCCGATGTTTTTCATACTTTTATGAGtaaaaaatatgatgatCTGCCGTCACCaaaactttcaatattgttATCTAATTCTGATCTGCTGTTTGACTACAAATCATTGGATGAATTGGTCAATGAAGATCAGCTTTCAGATATCCCTATCGAAATgacaaagaaagaaattaCGTTATTGTCACTTCAGATAGCAATAATATACTATCTATATAATGTTTTTGTCATGGAATGTTTGAAGTTTACGTCAGCTTCAAATCAAGCCATATTAGGGACCACTACATCTTCTTTCACATTGATTATAGGAACCTTTCTTAAGATTGATCATTTCACTTTCAAAAAAGGGCTCTGTATAATTTTTAGTACTATAGGTATTCTTTTGATCAATTTTAGTGAATCAGATGAAAAAGGCAATATCGAATCTCCAATATTTAAACCAAAGAACCCAATATTAGGTAATGCCCTAGCTATTTGCGGAGCACTAATGTATGCTCTATATCTTATTATGATGAAAGTAAAATATAGTATAGCCAACAAGACTACTAACAAGAGAAGGCTTTTTGGTTTTGTTGGTTTATTCACTTTCATAATAGGAATTCCCATATTGTTTCTAATTGACTATTTTGAAGtcgaaaaatttgaatttccaCCTCCCAACAAACAAATAATCATTCTGATTATAATAAATGGCTTATTCTCAGTGATATCTGATTATACTGCTATTTTAGCCATGTTGCTAACTAGTCCTTTTTTTACATCGTTGGCATTTACAACCTCAATTCCTATTACTATTATGTGTGATTATGCTATTTCGAGATTATATGGAACAACCCCTAGTTCAGGTTCTACTCTGGTTTATTTTCTAGGTGTCATAAGTGTGCTAATATCACTCATCCTAATAAATATCAGaattacaagaaaataa